The following proteins are co-located in the Myxocyprinus asiaticus isolate MX2 ecotype Aquarium Trade chromosome 44, UBuf_Myxa_2, whole genome shotgun sequence genome:
- the eif2s3 gene encoding eukaryotic translation initiation factor 2 subunit 3 — translation MAGDESGTTLGQPHLSKQDLSTLDVSKLTPLSPEIISRQATINIGTIGHVAHGKSTVVKAISGVHTVRFKNELERNITIKLGYANAKVYKLHDPSCPRPECYRSCGSSTPDEFPTDIPGTKGNFKLVRHVSFVDCPGHDILMATMLNGAAVMDAALLLIAGNESCPQPQTSEHLAAIEIMKLKHILILQNKIDLVKESQAKEQYEQILAFVQGTVAEGAPIIPISAQLKYNIEVVCEYIVNKIPVPIRDFTSEPRLIVIRSFDVNKPGCEVDDLKGGVAGGSILKGVLKVGQEIEVRPGIVSKDHEGKLMCKPIFSKIVSLFAEHNDLQYAAPGGLIGVGTKIDPTLCRADRMVGQVLGAVGALPEIFTELEISYFLLRRLLGVRTEGDKKAAKVQKLSRNEVLMVNIGSLSTGGRVSAVKADLAKIVLTNPVCTEVGEKIALSRRVEKHWRLIGWGQIRRGVTITPTVDDD, via the exons ATGGCGGGCGACGAGTCTGGAACAACGTTGGGTCAGCCTCATCTTTCTAAACAAGACCTCAGTACACTA GATGTGAGCAAATTGACTCCTCTCTCGCCAGAGATCATCAGCAGACAAGCCACAATAAACATAG GAACTATTGGTCATGTAGCCCATGGGAAATCCACAGTGGTGAAAGCAATCTCTGGAGTTCACACTGTCAGATTCAAAAATGAGCTGGAGAGAAACATTACAATCAAGTTGGGTTATGCTAATGCAAAG gtatataAATTGCATGACCCAAGTTGTCCACGGCCAGAATGTTACAGGTCATGTGGCAGCAGCACACCTGATGAGTTCCCCACAGACATTCCTGGCACCAAAGGCAACTTCAAATTAGTCCG GCATGTCTCATTTGTGGATTGCCCGGGTCACGACATCTTGATGGCCACCATGTTAAACGGTGCTGCTGTAATGGATGCTGCACTACTCTTAATCG CTGGTAATGAATCCTGTCCTCagccacagacgtcagagcattTGGCAGCCATTGAGATCATGAAGCTGAAGCACATACTAATCCTGCAGAATAAAATCGATTTGGTGAAAGAGAGTCAGGCCAAAGAGCAGTATGAGCAGATCCTGGCTTTTGTTCAGG GCACAGTAGCAGAAGGAGCTCCAATAATCCCAATCTCAGCCCAGCTAAAGTACAACATTGAGGTTGTCTGCGAGTACATTGTAAATAAGATCCCTGTGCCTATCCGCGACTTCACCTCTGAGCCTCGACTTATTG TAATCAGGTCATTTGATGTCAATAAGCCTGGCTGTGAGGTAGATGATCTGAAAGGTGGTGTAGCTGGAGGAAGTATTCTCAAAGGAGTACTGAAG GTGGGACAGGAGATTGAGGTCAGACCAGGTATTGTTTCCAAGGACCATGAAGGGAAGTTAATGTGCAAACCTATCTTCTCCAAAATCGTCTCGCTGTTTGCCGAACACAATGACCTCCAGTATGCTGCACCTGGTGGCCTTATTG GTGTTGGCACCAAAATTGACCCTACACTGTGCAGAGCGGATCGTATGGTGGGACAGGTCCTCGGTGCTGTGGGGGCTCTCCCTGAGATCTTCACAGAGCTTGAGATCTCCTACTTCCTTTTAAGAAGGCTGCTCGGTGTGCGCACTGAGGGTGACAAGAAAGCAGCTAAG GTTCAGAAGTTGTCAAGGAATGAGGTGCTGATGGTAAACATTGGCTCATTGTCGACAGGAGGCCGTGTAAGTGCAGTGAAAGCTGACTTGGCTAAGATTGTGCTTACCAACCCTGTCTGTACAGAAGTGGGGGAGAAGATCGCCTTGAGTCGCAGAGTGGAAAAACATTGGCG TTTGATCGGCTGGGGGCAAATAAGGAGAGGTGTGACTATCACACCTACAGTTGACGATGATTGA
- the zfx gene encoding zinc finger Y-chromosomal protein 1 — MDEDVTTLSFHSHEPKIIFHGTEEDEVVVELQESVLVSDVEGEKIAVHGLAPEELIIQEAIEDVVAEYVPCTDEEEGLGSIAVETCVMSPDNVVLEDEGLQVDVVTDAQEQEDPDTCGDYLMISLDEAGKVVSDEDAKVTIESSLEDPEDVEKDEEGQEVIKVYIIKAHPGEEDLGGTVDIGDTELDVDEGVELADSSGMPIREKMVYVSMDEASQTQDLAKITDEVYMEVVVGGEDPGNAQQMLDNASLSKDFMPVAWAAAYGEEESESCENRNGAASALLHVDESDVIERLNRQRSKNKSKKRSELRQTAIIIGPYGQPLTVYPCMLCGKKFKSRGFLKRHTKNHHQDVVNRKKYQCTDCDFTTNKKASLHNHMEIHTLSSKAPFECEVCGKEFHQQAALFSHRLQHHHHRESKLQISPPTTKMHQCKFCEYETAEQGLLNRHLLAVHSKNFPHICVECGKGFRHPSELKKHMRTHTGEKPYSCLYCDYKSADSSNLKTHIKTKHSKEMPYKCDRCFQTFAEPDELLQHGLTHEEAKTHHCTHCDHKSSNSSDLKRHIISVHTKDYPHKCEVCGKGFHRPSELKKHSAAHKAKKMHQCRHCNFKIADPFILSRHILSVHTKEQQAFPDKKGLKKTFGLGAHGGRKILGGAGMSKGHRERRVYQCQYCDYSTGDASGFKRHVISIHTKDYPHRCDFCSKGFRRPSEKNQHIMRHHKDLMPAL, encoded by the exons ATGGATGAAGATGTAACCACACTCTCTTTCCATTCCCATGAGCCCAAAATCATATTCCATGGGACAG AGGAGGATGAGGTGGTGGTAGAACTGCAGGAATCAGTTCTCGTGTCTGATGTGGAGGGTGAGAAGATTGCGGTGCATGGCCTAGCTCCAGAGGAGCTGATTATCCAGGAAGCCATCGAGGATGTGGTGGCAGAGTATGTGCCATGTACAGATGAGGAGGAAGGGCTTGGCTCCATTGCTGTTGAGACCTGTGTGATGTCACCTGACAATGTGGTTCTGGAGGATGAAGGACTTCAGGTTGATGTGGTAACCGATGCTCAGGAACAGGAGGATCCCGACACCTGTGGAGACTACCTCATGATCTCTT TGGATGAAGCTGGAAAGGTGGTTTCAGATGAGGATGCTAAAGTCACCATTGAGAGCAGTTTAGAAGACCCGGAGGATGTGGAGAAGGATGAAGAGGGTCAAGAGGTCATCAAAGTGTACATTATTAAGGCTCATCCTGGGGAGGAGGACTTGG GAGGCACTGTTGACATAGGAGACACTGAGCTTGATGTAGATGAAGGTGTGGAGCTGGCGGATTCCTCTGGAATGCCTATCAGAGAGAAGATGGTGTACGTGTCAATGGATGAAGCCAGTCAAACCCAAG ATTTGGCTAAAATCACAGATGAAGTCTACATGGAAGTGGTGGTGGGAGGTGAGGACCCTGGAAATGCTCAGCAGATGCTCGATAATGCATCACTCAGCAAAGACTTCATGCCTGTGGCTTGGGCAGCTGCTTATG GTGAGGAGGAGAGTGAAAGTTGCGAGAACAGAAATGGAGCAGCCAGTGCTCTACTGCATGTTGATGAGTCTGACGTAATTGAGAGGCTCAACCGCCAGCGAAGTAAGAACAAGAGCAAAAAACGTTCCGAACTTCGTCAAACAG CAATCATCATTGGCCCATACGGCCAGCCTCTTACGGTGTACCCCTGTATGCTGTGTGGCAAGAAGTTCAAGTCACGCGGCTTCCTCAAGCGCCACACTAAGAATCACCATCAAGATGTAGTAAATCGAAAGAAGTACCAGTGCACTGACTGTGATTTCACCACTAACAAAAAAGCCAGTCTCCACAACCACATGGAGATCCACACTCTCAGCAGCAAAGCTCCATTTGAGTGTGAGGTGTGTGGTAAAGAGTTCCACCAGCAGGCAGCACTGTTCTCACACCGCCTGCAGCACCACCACCATAGAGAATCCAAGCTGCAGATATCGCCACCCACCACCAAAATGCACCAGTGCAAGTTCTGTGAGTATGAGACAGCAGAGCAAGGACTTCTCAACCGACACCTGCTGGCTGTTCACAGCAAGAATTTCCCACATATCTGTGTGGAATGTGGCAAGGGCTTCCGGCATCCTTCGGAACTGAAGAAACACATGAGGACCCACACTGGCGAGAAGCCTTACTCCTGCCTTTACTGCGACTACAAATCGGCCGACTCTTCCAACTTAAAGACACATATAAAGACCAAGCATAGCAAGGAAATGCCTTACAAGTGTGACCGCTGCTTCCAGACGTTTGCAGAACCTGATGAGTTGCTGCAGCACGGACTGACACATGAGGAAGCCAAAACACACCATTGCACCCACTGTGACCACAAAAGCTCCAATTCCAGTGACTTGAAGCGTCACATCATTTCGGTTCACACCAAAGACTATCCACATAAATGTGAGGTCTGTGGAAAGGGCTTCCACCGGCCGTCTGAGCTTAAGAAGCATTCGGCCGCGCACAAAGCCAAGAAGATGCACCAATGCAGGCATTGCAATTTCAAAATCGCAGATCCGTTCATTCTAAGTCGGCATATTTTGTCAGTGCACACTAAGGAGCAGCAAGCTTTCCCAGACAAAAAGGGTCTTAAGAAGACATTTGGACTTGGAGCTCATGGGGGTAGGAAAATTTTGGGTGGTGCAGGTATGTCCAAGGGCCATAGGGAACGGCGTGTATACCAGTGCCAGTATTGTGACTACAGCACCGGTGATGCGTCTGGCTTCAAGAGACATGTGATCTCCATTCACACCAAAGACTATCCTCATCGCTGTGATTTTTGCTCTAAAGGCTTCCGCAGACCATCTGAGAAGAACCAGCACATCATGCGACATCATAAAGACCTAATGCCTGCTTTGTGA
- the LOC127434281 gene encoding lipocalin-like: MTNVVLKLVCVLLCAVFASAEVMPMTDFDLEKMGGKWYLIGFATNAKWFVSHKADMKVGTAMLVPTAEGDLDLSYANLKDDGSCWRMTHLAKKTEIPGRFVFFSQRWKNDNDMRVVDAKYDEYAIVHTIKTKDDVSEVLNKLYSRTTEITEDLKEKFRQFCLDTGILEENIAILPPNNECSDP, encoded by the exons ATGACGAACGTCGTATTGAAGTTGGTGTGCGTTCTGCTCTGTGCAGTGTTCGCTTCAGCTGAAGTCATGCCCATGACTGATTTTGACCTGGAAAAG ATGGGAGGAAAATGGTACCTCATTGGCTTTGCAACAAATGCAAAATGGTTTGTCAGTCACAAGGCAGACATGAAAGTGGGAACCGCCATGCTGGTGCCTACAGCGGAAGGAGACCTCGACCTCAGTTACGCCAATCTGAA GGATGATGGTTCCTGCTGGAGAATGACTCACCTTGCCAAGAAAACTGAAATTCCAGGACGCTTTGTCTTCTTTAGCCAGC GTTGGAAAAATGACAATGACATGCGTGTGGTTGATGCCAAATATGATGAGTATGCTATCGTTCACACTATCAAGACAAAGGACGATGTCTCTGAGGTTCTCAACAAACTCTACA GCCGCACCACAGAAATTACTGAAGACTTAAAGGAGAAGTTCAGGCAGTTCTGTTTGGATACTGGTATTCTTGAGGAAAACATTGCCATTCTGCCACCAAATA aCGAATGCTCAGATCCTTAA
- the c8g gene encoding complement component C8 gamma chain, which produces MIRFWLHLLCVLVWLSFWVPAQARRARFKPIPPPKPKQSEAEKAIEKLAPVQNINIDQMSGKWYLITVASRCKNLLESGFKVESTAITLDVTGDKVSTSTLRKLNYECWEIKQNYMKTTTPGRLLLKGKRPKEDVEIIVLETNYSSYAVLAFKRAGEITMKLYGRSSDVPDDIVDKFENRAKTFNLGLDVVFQFPDYGFCQSPDKMLEMT; this is translated from the exons ATGATTCGCTTCTGGCTGCATCTGTTGTGTGTGCTGGTCTGGCTCAGTTTTTGGGTACCTGCTCAGGCACGAAGAGCACGTTTTAAACCAATACCTCCACCGAAGCCAAAGCAATCCGAGGCAGAAAAGGCTATTGAAAAACTAGCTCCAGTTCAGAACATCAACATTGATCAG ATGAGTGGCAAGTGGTACCTGATTACTGTGGCATCACGGTGTAAGAATCTTCTGGAGAGTGGCTTCAAAGTGGAGAGCACAGCTATAACTTTAGATGTAACGGGTGACAAGGTGTCTACAAGCACTCTGAGAAAACT AAATTATGAGTGTTGGGAGATCAAGCAGAACTACATGAAGACAACGACCCCTGGCCGTCTTCTTCTCAAAG GGAAGAGACCTAAGGAGGATGTGGAGATAATTGTGCTTGAGACGAACTACAGCTCCTATGCTGTGTTGGCTTTCAAGAGAGCAGGGGAAATTACCATGAAATTATATG GACGGTCCAGTGACGTGCCTGATGATATAGTGGATAAATTTGAGAATCGAGCAAAGACATTCAATTTGGGATTGGATGTTGTTTTCCAGTTTCCTGACTATG gATTTTGCCAGTCGCCAGATAAGATGCTGG AAATGACCTAA